The Nicotiana tomentosiformis chromosome 2, ASM39032v3, whole genome shotgun sequence genome includes the window TTCAAATTGGTGTTTCTCAATCAACTTGTCGTTCCTACCTTCTTGACCCATTAATGAATGTAAATACGGAAAATATTTGCTTTAGTGTTGGAGTGCCTAGAAATCTCAGTTTCTCCGAAACTGATGGAGAAAAATTATGAAGTCAATAAATAAAGTTAAAAGGCATGTAACAAACAAATATAAAAAACAGAGTGTAAAACTGTTAGAGATCTATAATATGAAGTTGCTTGATTTGAAAATTTATCTTGGCAGAATTCGTACCTCTTCCAATAAATTAGAAATATAGGAAGTTTTGTTATACAATTGATCTGCATATCCTAGTTCTCACAAACCCTTCTCCCGTGCTTTCTTGTTGGACGGCAAAATTGAGTTGAATATGAACTTCTAATAATTAGGGTTTCCAACATAGTTCAAATAAAGAATGATAATATTTAGTTGAATTTAAATTTCTAAAtgttaagaaaataataaaaagattattcataaaattataaaactaattaaatgaatattcctaaatattatggaagaatcaaatgactattttgttcactgtgtattatattttaaaaggataaaaaaggcgaacgacatttcgctaagggccttcgtgcttttaatatagtatatagatatatagatatagatagataattGTAAGTATGTTAGTCAGATTTTTAAATAGGGTATTAAAgtaatttgactttttagtttagGGTTTCccacttttataataactagtttcTACATTCATGCGTTGCTCGAGATTCTTAAGTCAATTATTTATGAAAGAATTTCAAATTAAAATTTTAGaaatgttatatacaaaaaaaaataaatatatatttttcaagcAAATGATTTGGAAAAAATGTGATATGTAGCAATTCGATCAATTATGGatcttttttctattttatagTGTCGGTTAAGGATTTCAGACATAAAACTATGTCAATTTTTTGTGTAAATATGTCTGTGCTTCATCGTCTATTGAGCACGTTCCGAAAATCAATGAGCATGGTTTGATTGATATTGTCTGAATCCAAATTTTAATATTTAGTCATTTAATAAAAGAACAATAAAGTAGATTGTTGGTGTAattattttatctattttttgTGTAGGAGATGTAGTGAAGGCTGGAGGTAAGCATAAGTTTGAATCTTTAACTAAAGAAGAAATCTAAATTATATGGCTGTTATCTAGGACAACAAAACTCAAAATTCTTTAAAGTATAATAAGAGTGCATTACTTTGTTGTTTAAAAACACACCGTTAGTTGATTCATTATTCCTTCTAACTTCCTCAGCCATTCTCTTCAGATGATGCCACAAATTAAATCTTCTCCATTAATTAATATATTTACATCTTTCTCTTTAAGTATCCTCctgttacaaaaataaaagaaattagtTTATGAACTACCTCGCATATAAGGAAGACGAAATAACTCATGAACATACTATCAAGTTAAAAGATAAGAGAACGAATATTATAATCTCACTTACTTATAATTCGGTCACGCCCTTGAACGCTAGTTATAGCCATATTGAGCAAAATATTATAATATAGTTCTTTTGGATGGGAATTGTGGAGACCGTATTCCCACTATTTCGAGTGTCGTTCAATTCAAACTTTACATCAACATCCCTtccaacaaacaaacaaaaatctTACTTAACCCATAAAGATGTGGACGAATTATCAGCCAACATGCGTAAAATTAAAGATTCAACTTCTTAATTATTAGTAACTTTTTTTGGCGGTGTTAGTGAGCCAAATCTAGTGTATAAAATATGATAATAAAAGAGATGAAAATTACCTCTAAAAAGTTCCCCGTATGCATGTTTTGTGCTGCAAGCGTGAATACAATGAAATTGTTTATATAGAGGCAATATATGTTTCATATGTGGGATTGGTATGGGTTTGGAACTCTAATAGCACATGGGATTCTACTATTGTAGTATTGTTCTGTGTAATTGTCCAAGTAGAATTAGTATGAAATTAGAACTTTACAttcaattattaatttttaaaaaattctatCATTAGTTGGTATcagattcctaaatattaggcaaATTAATTAGATAGTACTGTTTTATCCAACATAGAACTATCTTTTTGACAAAATATTTAAGGGTATAAAAGTCGATTAACATATtaaggatatttttgtcatttaataTTTAGCGTAAaatattcgtacttttataataatatagactaGTCTCAACGTACGTGCTTTGCGCGTGACCCCGTATCAATGTAATTAATactaaaaaattatataaatattattaaataatgtgTTTGACTTATAAAGCAGTAAcaattaaggaaaaaaaaaagaaattatgtCCCGCAAAAGTCTCGATATCTTTTTGTTATTTCTAAAAACTTATATAGTCTTGTGATAATTGTTGCTGTTTCTATTTCCTAATACTGAAAACAAACATATGCACGATTCTTCAAAGTTTTGTTAGTTTGATTTTGAGATTTGAATGAAGAGGTTAGCCTTGTAGCTCCTAGAAAAAAATGCTAAGTAAAAATGTATGTCTAAAAATGATTAATGTTGAGTTAATTTTCTATTTATAagtgtaattataattttattcactcaaacttttatattttcaaATGGTAAAAAGTTGATTTAATATTTCACTTCTTTGTGTTTGTAGAACTAGCAGTGTTATTGACTCTTCAACCACTTTGGATTTCTGtcttttatattcttaaatactTTCTTGGTTTCTCGTTCTAATTATTGAGTGTAGTGTTCAAATATTGCAAGAAAAAGTTGatgaataaaaaaatataatttgagTAGGAAAGTagttcaaatataaaatttaaatattttataattcatATATGTCGTTGAAAGGTAATATGTACCAAATTATTGATATATTAACACCTTTAATAAAGCTTCATTATAAAGTTTGGGAGGTTTTAGGCCTAAGTTTGGtgtataaatataatttataatCAGTTTTTGAAAAGGCAAAACTAATGTGTCTCGCCTACTTTAGCATAGCGGTAAAAGTTTTTCAAGGCTAATATTCATATAGATGGGCCGCCAATACGCCCATATCTTTTTTGCTCTTAACTTTTCTTTTAATAACTAAGTATATTTATTATTGAATAAATAACTATAAATCAAGAAGTATTGGAGTATTGTTCAGAGATCGCTATTccaaatggagttgattttggtACGGATAGTACTTTCAAGTTTCACGATTTTATAATTTCGTTACCTATTTAAATAAGGTAagaatttatataaataaaaaatcttaatcaattttaaataaacattaaggcttttttacttattcaaataaggaaagattactaaaattttagtttatttcaaactcttaaatattaggaaaaataattaaatgactattttatctagtgtAAAATCagtttttaaagggtaaaaaaggcaaacgatatttcgctaaggggtttcgtgcttttaatatatcatagatagatatagatatagatagataagcACAAAAAATAGGGAGTCGGATTTTTCAGCAAACAGCAATTTTATAGATATTTACCACATTATGGAACAAACGATCACATAAATTACTTCTTCAACAGTAAAAGTGTCTATTCAACAGAGTAAACAAAAAGAATCGATCAGGAGCAAGATAACATTTCTTTTCCCTTCAGTATACAGCACACTACTATCTGAAGCAGTCCTGCAGATCTCCTGCAGAAGAGCATTATGCTTACAAGCCCAAGCTGACAGTACCGGGGGGTCAAAGCTTCAAAAATCTTGGCTCGGCAGTGGTCATGCTGACTGAGCAGCGTTCTGATGTTCAGTTACCTCTGCTCCTCCAAGTAAAATGAAATGCAAGAGATAAAAGTTGAAACATTTAAACCATGAACAATACAAGAAATCACACTGCCATATGGAAGTTAGTGAGAGGAGGGTATTCCGACCACGAAAAGGTCGACAGTACAAGCTTCTAAGCAATCTCTTCAAGGCCGAGCAGCAACATTACCCAATGTTTGATCTCAATGATCCATCAATGCAGTTTCAGTTTCTGACAATGGTGCTGCAACAGTACGACTTTCATTAGACCAGTAAATTAGCAATAGTTTGGTAGAACAATAAAGAAGGCAGTGTGGAAGATATCATAGGCAAATAGTGATAGGTTCCGAAAAGGGCTTTCACTATCGGGTAAAAAACCTTGAAAGCCCGGTTCCGTTTCAAATGTAGGTATCAATGAGGAAGGGTAAGTTTGTTAGAAGATGCATGTTGTACTATTAATGAACTTATTCTATTTAGACATAGGGGTCGCATTTGTAGATCAAAAAGATCAAAGCAGGGGTCGTTAAGAAGAACATTTAAAGCTTCCACACAAGAAAAATGGAACAGCCTGATAAATTGCACTGTGGAGAGAGCAATAAGACCTGACTCATTCTCCATAAAACTCTCTCAATGGGCAGTGACCCAAGGAGAACTATTAATCCAGTAAGAGTTTAACAGAGAACACATTTGGACACCATGCAATGTCCAGAATTAGGAGAAGCTTTCAAAACATCATTCATCGCATGTTATCAGTTAGGAGGCAGAACCAACATCTTGAACTAATAAAAGAACACCAAAACATACATGCAAACATAAGATGCCAATGAACTGCACATAAGATGGATAGAAAAATCCCAAGCcaaagaacaaagaaaaataacATAAAAGTAGGAAAAGAGCAACAAATAGATAGAGAATCAATGACAGTTTAAGCATCAGACATCACTGCAACTGACTTAAGGGACTCAGGGATGTAGCATGAAGGTTTAAGCATCAGAAAATCAGCATGGAAAACTGTGGAAAATGGATTTAAACTTCTTAAAAATTGTAAACAGGTCTATTAGGTAAAAAGATTGTAATAGACATACCAAGTAAATCCTCATAAGAATCTGCTAACAATGAGGCATCCATAAGCAGAGGAGGTGAGAATACTTGATCCTGAGCTTCCTCCATATCATAAAATGACCTATGTGCATCAGAAAATGAAGAGGTTGAACCCACAGTTGAAAGAAAACCGTCATAGTCATCCACAGACTGCAGATCATTTAACAAGTCATGTATTCCTTCAGACTTGATGCTCATATGATTTTCTGGAGCACGAGTCCCTAGAAAGGATGAGTCTGGTTCTGACACGAACAACTTTTTACTTCTCAACAAGTTTGCTCGATTGCCATGTTGGGCAAACCCAAACCCTGAAACAGGCTCAAAGTAGTGCTCAGAACCATCATCAGAACGGCTGTCTAGAGATGATTCCTGATGGTAAGATTGGGAACAAAGTGCAGCTTCTCTGACAGATCTCTTCAGATTTTGTACAAAGCTTGTATCATTATCTGCAAAAATACAGAATAAATTTAAAAGTCCAACAGCGAAATCAACTGCATGCATTCAGAAGGGAAAACAAAAACCTTGTGGAGAATAATTCAAcgaattatttaaaaattgctGATCCAGAGATTTTGTTTCAGGCATATTTTCAGTTTGGCTGGTTTGAGCTGAGATCTGTCGCTTCGGTGCACCACCTTTTCCGGAAGAATTTGGTGTTACACTAAACAAAGGTGGGAGCTTTAAAGCAGGGGGACTGGCTGATATCTTTTCAAATTGCATGGATGACAATTTTGAGTTCACCTCAGCTACCTCATCAGTGGTGTTTTCCTGCAGAATCTATGTTGTTTAGATATTTTGTTGTTTCAAAATGTAAAAGGAAGCCCCTCAAAATGCTTCATGAAAATTACCGACGCCCTCCCGCTGCTCTGCGCTTGGACTGGTGAATGTGATCTACCCTGATGCATGGCCATGCTAGAAGAATTGGATGAAATGCTATTCACTTCTTCTGTAAGTTCTAAAATTGAATTCTGTATGGATGGAGCAACTTCCTTCAGTTGATTTATGAGCACCTAGAGATCAACAATTTTCcatcagaaacagcctctcttcacaaggtaggagtaaggtctacatacacactaccctccccagaccccactttgtGATATTACACTAggtttattgttattgttgttgttgttgttgttgttgtattttcaAGAGTATAATTGTAATAATTTCATTTAACTTAATGATCTGCTGAGAATGCCAGGAAACTACTTCCATTCTTCAGGTAATCAACTTACCAAATGTCATATCAGGAGCTGTTAGGACAGCATTTGAAGCTGAAGTTGAAAATAGATTGTTTGaagttgaaattggaaaacatttgtagaaattgaagTTGTTTCTGGAAAGTCGTACATTTTAGGAAACAAAGCCTCCAGAAGTTGAATTTTGTGGATGCTGAATGTTTGAAAAAATTCACTTGCAATATAGGTCGAGAGCACAACTTcagtttgaaatattatttttaagttgAAGTTCAAGAGTTGCAAGGTTTGCTTGAAAAAATTTATTGCAAAAAAACTACTTCAATATTCTTTTTGCATATTTTCAGCACCTCATGCAGGTGTAAAATAGATAGACAACTTCCCAGATTTGATAGATATGTTCCACTATGTACCCAATAAAGACAGGGGCATACACCTGTGTCTATGGATAGTAAACAATGACAAAATAAACATAACTTGCAGAATAACCATATTAAAAAGGTAGGGGCACATCCGTTCCACAAAATGACCCCAGTGGAACAACAATGTACCCCGTTTTATTTGTAAAATACCTATATGAATATGAATATGGAATTTAATTTTCTTTATGAAAACATTGATACTTTGGGGCAAGAACTAGTCAATGGAGCTGTTTTCCCACCTCAAAAGGAGAAGAATATATTCAATAAAAAATGGGGAAGATAGGACTGAAATTGAGAGTATTTAGTTGACAAAGCTATATTAGCAGTTATATATTTCAAGCTTGActggattttttttattttttattttttgtggggggggggggggggggagggggatccAAATGACTCACTTATATCACTTTCATTTTTTTCCTTGTTGGTGAGGGTGATTAGAGGAGTATTTCAAATAGAAAAATGTGATAGATCACAAAATCCAACTATACCAACCACCTTGCTTTCTCTTAATTATTTGTATGGAGATGCAATACTTTAAGCTGACTCCATGAAAAATAGTTCATAAGTGCAAGCAAATTAGACAGAACGTTATACCTGTATACTTGCTAGGTGCTGCCGATGTTCAGCAAGGGTTGCAGCTAAGGACTCCGCATGACCACCTGCACCACCATCATGTGAACTCCTCAAAAGCTCTGGACcctctccatcatttgtttttgCCTGCATAGAGTCGTGGTACCAGAATGAAAGTATGAAATAAAAATCGAAGGAGAGAGATCCAAACTGTTAAATTGATTGTCAAAGTGTAAAAACGGGTGTCACTTGTAAACACTTTCTTTCCCTTTATTTAAGACGTTCAACAAAGATTCTCTGTTCAATACTTGTAAATTCAAAAATATGAGCAGATATGCATTGCTTTGTAGTAGTGAAAGCTCTGGCCCCATATTTAGACCCACCCTAAAGAGTAGTTTTCTCTCCTTCTGGACCAATTGAATCCACATAACAAGAAACCGTCCAAACATTTATATAAATGCCTGGCAATATTTTAAGCTTGATATTGAGAAGAGAAAAGAGTCCGTCAGGACGTATAGAATCTTGAGTGAAAGGAATCAGCATACCAATTGAAGGGACTGCTTATGTACACGTTGTAGGGCATGTGTCCAACGCCTCAAAACTTCTGCTATATCAACAGTAGGATGGCCCCTTGCAATTCTCTCATCAACTCGAGAAAATCTGTCATCATCTCCTTGAATATGAGAAGAATCTGAACTTTTTACATGCTTTTCTCTATTCATATCTGCTTGTGATCTTTCAGGTTGGTCTTTATTATCTTGATGTGAAGAAGCTAAATCGTGAGGTGGAGCTACAGAGCTTTGATCCATAGCTGCAAGCAAAGCCGAACCAGATATGCGATACCTGAATGATAAAAATTACAAAACAATTTGAAGGCAAGGCTAGGTTATAAAATCCAAGAAAATATGGAAAGTGATCTTACCTATGCTCACGATGAGCGATAAGATCCTCTATTGGGCCAGAGGCAAGAATCTCATGTTGATCTGTATAAATATGTACATATACAAGTAAGCGCCCAATGTACAGAACTCTATTATAATATATGCAAGATCAGAGAGTTTAGCACTCTGCAAAAGTATGCTAATTGCATAGACTTATTAGGATAAGATTAACAAGTGAGATAATATCTGAACGCACTCTTGCGAGACAGCAAAGAGTCCCACAAACGGGTAGCTCTTTGAACCATATGCGAGTTCTGACTTGAGCTTGATACAAGTTCATCCCACAGTTCACCTTCCAGCTTTACTTTATTTCTCAACTCCTGCAGCTTTTCCAGTTCTTGCTGCAAGTAAGCCTGAGACCAAGGAGATCAAAGATGATACCAGAAATAATTATTTACCCCAGTGAATAAAGGGATATAATTGAAGTCCAGGTCCTCAAAGGAAGATAACAAGATTTTCTTTCACCTCTTCAGCACAAAGCCCTCGAAACTCAGCTGTCAATTCATGAGCCAAATTAGACCACATGCCCTGTCTACGAACTGCTGTTTCTGCATTACTCAAAAACCTTCTTCTTTCAAGAGCAACCCTAGCCTATTCAGATAGCGGCAGATATTAGATCCCATCCACTTGCAATAATTTCTCATATCAATCATGATCGTGTCTACACTACATATGAAGAATTTAAGGTTCAAGACTAGCAAAGCAAACAATCATAATATCAATCAATGCCTAAGCAGAAATTACTGGTAAGCAATTTTGTCAATGAGATACAAGTAAATAGCTTCCACATTAGGAAAAAAACCAAGTCAAATCAATATGCAGCTTGCATCTAAAATATGCAGAAACTAAAGCCATGGCTTCAGGTGATTATGCTGTTAGATTTCAAACTGATATCGAAATAGGTACGTTTCAAAGTCCTAGCGGATAGAAGGAATCAGAAGAATGACCTTGGTCACAGGTAGTAGTGTGGCAGCATGCGAGAAAGCTACATCTGTTAATGAGGCAGGTAATGGATTAGAAGCAACATCCGCAGCAAATGTTCGCCTATGAACCTCCCGCAAAGCATGCAGTGAAAGTTGCCATAGAAGTTCAACAAACCTGCAGTAAACATGTGAAATATATAACGGACACTAAGTACATGGGATGCCTACAGTGTTTACTCTGTATGCATCAGCATGCAAACTTCATCACAAAGGGTAAGGATCAAACTTATAACGACGAGTATGAGAACGGAAAAAATAGATCTGCCACTTACAAGATGAGTAATTTCCCCATCCAAAGTATTGTGGAGTCAATAATTAGATAAAGGCACCAGAAAATTCATTAACATTCATTTTTTTTGGGATCGACATTCATTCATTAATAGAATTATTCAGATGGAAATAATTCTCATTAATAGAAATATAGAATTATTCAGAGAGCCCATGGGCTGGAATGAAGGCATTTCAGTGCTTCACAGGTCTGATTGCTGAACCCTGCTTACTTATGACCCTTCCACAATCCAAACTTCAAAAAATTAATCTACTCCTCTCGAGAATCTAAGATTGTATCAGTAGGACAATTATTTGCAACATTTCCAATAACACCTATGGCCAAATTACTTTCCCTAGTTTAACTCTACTTGCACTAACATCATGATACAGAAAAATTCAAATGATGGATCAAAATAAGTAAAAATGAACCAGAATCCAAATGGTATATCAATCGAACTGCTATCAAAATGAGCCAACCTCGGTCCACAGCATGTGGCAAGCGACGAGACCCTTGAATTACTTCTAGGTAGTGCCCCTTGTGATTCCAGCTCACTTATAATCCCTTGTACAACCTAAACTTccgaaaaataaaattaataaacttT containing:
- the LOC104089978 gene encoding AUGMIN subunit 6-like, giving the protein MTMDREKEREVELESAMYTNCLLLGLDPSIIGIGAGNGTPRVGFFRHSNPKLGEQLLYFLLSSLRGPTQSAKDFDKVWPIFDSAQSRDFRKVVQGIISELESQGALPRSNSRVSSLATCCGPRFVELLWQLSLHALREVHRRTFAADVASNPLPASLTDVAFSHAATLLPVTKARVALERRRFLSNAETAVRRQGMWSNLAHELTAEFRGLCAEEAYLQQELEKLQELRNKVKLEGELWDELVSSSSQNSHMVQRATRLWDSLLSRKNQHEILASGPIEDLIAHREHRYRISGSALLAAMDQSSVAPPHDLASSHQDNKDQPERSQADMNREKHVKSSDSSHIQGDDDRFSRVDERIARGHPTVDIAEVLRRWTHALQRVHKQSLQLAKTNDGEGPELLRSSHDGGAGGHAESLAATLAEHRQHLASIQVLINQLKEVAPSIQNSILELTEEVNSISSNSSSMAMHQGRSHSPVQAQSSGRASENTTDEVAEVNSKLSSMQFEKISASPPALKLPPLFSVTPNSSGKGGAPKRQISAQTSQTENMPETKSLDQQFLNNSLNYSPQDNDTSFVQNLKRSVREAALCSQSYHQESSLDSRSDDGSEHYFEPVSGFGFAQHGNRANLLRSKKLFVSEPDSSFLGTRAPENHMSIKSEGIHDLLNDLQSVDDYDGFLSTVGSTSSFSDAHRSFYDMEEAQDQVFSPPLLMDASLLADSYEDLLAPLSETETALMDH